One Streptomyces sp. NBC_00102 DNA segment encodes these proteins:
- a CDS encoding CPBP family intramembrane glutamic endopeptidase produces MVEGRRLPLNWAIALTIAILVVTNLVNHVFLHGWGLAVSLVVTAILLGVWKWSGGTWPEAGLGRGTWAKGARWAAVLIGLVGLVYLIGALLPATRDLFEDQRNSGLSGADVAYRMLIQVPIGTVLLEEVAFRGVLYGLLVRARGTVTATVVSSALFGMWHILPSLHLASDKPALSGLFGTSSAGTVLAAVVADIGAVLFTAASGVLFCELRRRSGSLLPSMALHWATNALGYLTGFLLR; encoded by the coding sequence ATGGTCGAGGGGCGGCGGCTTCCCCTGAACTGGGCGATCGCGCTGACCATCGCCATCCTGGTCGTCACCAACCTCGTCAACCACGTCTTCCTCCACGGCTGGGGCCTGGCCGTCTCGCTGGTCGTCACCGCGATCCTGCTGGGTGTCTGGAAGTGGTCCGGCGGCACCTGGCCCGAGGCCGGCCTCGGCCGGGGCACCTGGGCGAAGGGCGCCCGCTGGGCCGCCGTACTGATCGGCCTGGTCGGACTCGTCTACCTGATCGGCGCGCTGCTCCCCGCCACCCGCGACCTCTTCGAGGACCAGCGCAACAGCGGCCTCTCCGGCGCCGACGTCGCCTACCGCATGCTGATCCAGGTCCCCATCGGCACCGTGCTGCTGGAGGAGGTCGCGTTCCGCGGGGTGCTGTACGGGCTCCTCGTACGCGCCCGGGGAACGGTCACCGCCACCGTCGTCTCCTCCGCCCTCTTCGGGATGTGGCACATCCTCCCGTCGCTCCACCTGGCCAGCGACAAACCCGCGCTCTCCGGCCTCTTCGGCACGTCCTCGGCCGGAACCGTGCTCGCGGCGGTCGTCGCCGACATCGGCGCGGTGCTCTTCACCGCGGCCTCCGGAGTCCTCTTCTGCGAGCTGCGCCGCCGCAGCGGCAGCCTGCTCCCCTCGATGGCCCTGCACTGGGCGACCAACGCGCTGGGGTACCTGACGGGGTTCCTGCTGCGGTAA